One genomic window of Nicotiana sylvestris chromosome 10, ASM39365v2, whole genome shotgun sequence includes the following:
- the LOC104243210 gene encoding putative late blight resistance protein homolog R1A-3 isoform X1 has product MADTDTDTGLNLLVENLLDSVREKAKFIADNSKLQIYDLEDDFLHLEEQVQRLRALLNIAAQWQINTSSKWKQLVNKDIRITVHRAEDVIDGLALMFQLYLDKKQGLIVFDSIRGDSVRIIRRDSVSNLATKIDGLNEKVKEFLQNNQPAVQPEKNSQDLPLKENEVVGLKEEAEKVIKRLVDGSEDLNVVPVVGMHGLGKTTLAIKVFNDPQILNQFDSRIWVYVGQSYEIKDIFINILTCFTDRIEEYQDKDVNEIAKVICDFVPKEGKCLIVLDDVWAIGVVDFVKKTFPENSKGHRIMMTTHRQDVASCANPNPHDLKFLTQTESFLLLKSRVFGSGCFPEELTELGESIAQKCCGVPLAIIVIAGALRGRKDKNNWLKVQKYFWQHLIIKDDPIRCWKFVEMSYNCLPQEMKECFLYCGIFPRGFDIPAWKLIRLWIAEGLIKSSPGYALEEVAENNLNELVNRNLVIVVQKKFDSRIKTCRLHDMVQEFCKMEATRECLFHEVSLTPDQAIPDDSRRLCIRSRFLGDFLSRKPYAEHVRSFLCFSPTQLSPYLVTLLHKAFALIRVLDVEPTNFIFSRYFNGLYHLKYMAFSGDFTAIPPPFCRFLNLQTLIFNTTSKRKRYLETRWEIWNMLRLRHLHSNIPVRLPRPKTPKGEISCLRTLSMVAPESCNSCVLAKVGNLKKLSIKGNMAPFLEINKDGFSNHGELKCLENLKLLNDVFTMISVLHLPPNFFRFARTLKKLTLSDTRFDWREAIGLEQLECLEVLKLKDAFTGKSWKLEVGFSELQALSIDTTDFETWEASTHHFPRLRHLVLIYCDKLEAVPATFADIPSLREMRLENTSKAVRSAKEIERKKQEMQFLNNIEFKLTISFDVDYNEVEDLCGIVSPNIVIITIQFFPCMLANSSSNFS; this is encoded by the exons ATGGCAGATACAGATACAGATACAGGGTTGAATCTTCTGGTGGAGAACCTCTTGGATTCAGTAAGAGAAAAAGCGAAGTTTATTGCAGACAATTCGAAGCTGCAGATTTATGATTTAGAGGATGACTTTTTACATCTTGAGGAACAAGTTCAACGCCTACGAGCGCTCCTAAATATTGCTGCACAATGGCAGATAAATACTAGCAGTAAGTGGAAACAGTTGGTCAATAAGGACATTCGAATTACGGTACATAGAGCTGAGGATGTAATTGATGGCTTGGCTCTTATGTTTCAGCTTTACCTTGATAAAAAACAGGGACTTATCGTATTTGATAGTATAAGAGGAGACTCAGTCAGGATTATAAGAAGAGACTCAGTCAGTAATCTTGCAACTAAGATCGACGGCCTCAACGAGAAGGTGAAGGAATTTCTTCAAAACAATCAACCAGCTGTTCAGCCGGAAAAAAATTCCCAG GATCTTCCGCTCAAGGAAAACGAAGTCGTTGGCttaaaagaagaagcagaaaaagtgATCAAGCGACTTGTTGACGGATCTGAGGATCTCAATGTTGTCCCTGTTGTAGGTATGCATGGACTTGGTAAAACAACATTGGCAATAAAAGTTTTTAACGATCcccagattttaaatcaatttGACAGCAGAATATGGGTTTATGTCGGCCAATCATATGAAATAAAGGATATCTTTATCAATATCCTCACATGTTTCACAGATCGCATTGAAGAATACCAAGACAAAGACGTGAATGAAATAGCTAAGGTAATATGTGATTTTGTGCCTAAAGAAGGTAAATGTCTCATTGTCTTGGACGATGTCTGGGCAATAGGTGTTGTCGATTTTGTCAAGAAAACTTTCCCTGAAAACAGCAAAGGACACCGGATCATGATGACCACTCATAGGCAAGATGTGGCTAGTTGTGCCAATCCAAATCCTCATGATCTAAAATTTCTGACCCAGACGGAAAGTTTTCTATTGTTGAAAAGCAGAGTTTTCGGTAGTGGATGTTTTCCTGAAGAATTAACAGAACTTGGAGAAAGCATTGCACAAAAATGTTGTGGGGTACCACTTGCAATAATAGTAATTGCAGGAGCTTTAAGAGGTCGTAAGGACAAAAATAATTGGCTCAAAGTTCAGAAATATTTTTGGCAGCACCTTATAATTAAAGATGACCCTATAAGATGCTGGAAGTTTGTTGAAATGAGCTACAATTGTTTGCCCCAAGAAATGAAGGAGTGCTTCTTGTATTGCGGAATTTTTCCTCGAGGCTTTGATATCCCTGCTTGGAAATTGATCCGTCTCTGGATTGCGGAGGGATTGATAAAATCCAGCCCAGGTTACGCCTTGGAGGAGGTAGCGGAAAATAATTTGAACGAGCTCGTCAATAGAAATTTAGTGATTGTGGTACAGAAGAAGTTTGATAGTCGAATAAAAACATGTCGTCTTCATGACATGGTACAAGAGTTTTGCAAGATGGAGGCTACTAGAGAATGTCTTTTTCATGAAGTATCTCTAACACCCGATCAAGCAATTCCAGATGATTCTCGTCGATTGTGTATCCGATCACGTTTTCTAGGTGATTTTCTGTCCAGAAAACCATACGCGGAACATGTCAGGTCTTTCTTATGCTTTTCCCCAACCCAGTTGTCTCCGTATCTAGTGACACTCCTGCACAAAGCGTTTGCACTCATAAGGGTTTTGGATGTTGAGCCCAccaattttattttttccagATATTTTAATGGGCTTTATCATTTGAAGTATATGGCTTTCTCAGGTGACTTTACGGCCATTCCCCCGCCATTTTGTAGATTTCTGAATTTACAAACTCTTATATTTAATACAACTAGTAAAAGGAAGCGCTACTTGGAAACAAGATGGGAAATATGGAACATGTTACGGTTGAGGCATCTGCACAGTAACATTCCTGTACGATTGCCAAGACCTAAAACCCCAAAAGGTGAAATTTCTTGCCTGCGAACTCTTTCTATGGTTGCACCAGAAAGTTGCAACAGTTGTGTACTTGCAAAAGTTGGTAATCTCAAAAAATTGAGTATTAAAGGGAATATGGCCCCTTTTCTTGAAATTAACAAGGATGGATTCAGCAATCATGGAGAGTTGAAGTGCCTGGAAAATTTGAAACTATTGAATGATGTCTTTACAATGATTTCAGTGCTTCACCTTCCTCCAAATTTCTTCAGATTTGCTCGTACACTAAAGAAGTTAACTTTATCGGACACAAGGTTTGATTGGCGTGAGGCAATTGGACTGGAGCAGCTGGAATGCCTTGAGGTTCTAAAGTTGAAAGACGCTTTCACCGGAAAGTCATGGAAGCTAGAGGTAGGTTTTAGCGAACTCCAAGCCTTGTCGATTGATACAACAGATTTTGAAACATGGGAGGCTTCAACTCATCATTTCCCAAGACTTAGGCACCTTGTTCTTATTTACTGTGATAAACTTGAGGCTGTTCCGGCTACGTTTGCTGATATACCTAGCCTTCGAGAGATGAGGCTTGAAAACACAAGCAAAGCGGTCAGATCtgcaaaagaaatagaaagaaagaaacaagagatgCAATTTCTGAACAACATTGAATTCAAGCTTACTATATCTTTCGATGTTGATTACAATGAAGTTGAAG ACTTGTGCGGTATTGTTAGTCCCAACATTGTCATAATAACCATTCAGTTCTTTCCATGTATGTTAGCCAACTCCAGTTCTAACTTTAGTTGA